A window from Streptomyces sp. NBC_00335 encodes these proteins:
- a CDS encoding DNA-binding protein → MASGIALVDEEAAACWTGRPGVTIRRWAHEGRIQRYGSGRGRVRYNVFELPRKTVDDWTGEVTVGEAPPLPTAARAA, encoded by the coding sequence ATGGCATCCGGAATCGCCCTCGTCGATGAGGAAGCCGCCGCCTGCTGGACAGGCCGACCTGGCGTCACCATCCGCCGCTGGGCCCACGAGGGCCGCATCCAACGGTACGGCTCCGGCCGCGGCCGAGTCCGCTACAACGTCTTCGAGCTGCCTCGGAAGACCGTCGACGACTGGACGGGCGAGGTCACCGTTGGTGAAGCGCCGCCACTGCCCACCGCCGCGCGAGCCGCCTAA